Genomic segment of Streptosporangium sp. NBC_01755:
CGCACTCGTCTCCCTTCCCCGGATCGGATGTCGGCCATGGTGTCCTGCCGACATCCGGGTGCCCCACCACCTGTTCGACAGTCTTGTGGGGAGGCCCGGTTTTTTCACGGAAAGTTGCTATTCGGTATCGAGTAGTGATACGCGAGGCGAATTCTCGTTCGGTTTCCGTCCGGGGTGCCTCAGTCGGCCGACACGTCGTCGAGTGCTTCCCTGATCTCCACCGGCAATGTCAGATCCTCGGCCTGGAGCACCCCGGACAGCTGCGAGTGGGTGCGGGCGCCGACGATGGCGGAGGCCACCCCCGGCTGGTCGCGTACCCACGACAGGGCCACCGACAGCGGTGAGACGCCGAGCCCTTCGGCGGCGGTCGTCACCGACTCCACGACCCGGCGGCACCGCTCGTCGAGGTAGGGCATGACGAAATCGGCGAAGTGCGGGGTCGCGGCCCGAGAGTCGGCGGGGATGCCCGTGCGGTACTTGCCGGTGAGGACCCCGCGCCCGAGCGGCGACCAGGCGAGCACCCCGGCGCCGACATACTCGGCGGCGGGGATCAGCTCGCGCTCGGCCTCTCTGGCCAGGAGCGAGTACTCGACCTGGGCCGCGACGATCGGCACCCGCCCTGGAACCGCACGCTGCCCCGCGGCGGCGGTCGCCAGCTGCCAGCCCGCGTAGTCGCACACCCCGGCGTACGCGGCCCGCCCGGAGGACACGATCGCGTCCACGGCGGCCAGGGTCTCCTCCAGCGGGACGTCGGGATCGAAGGCGTGCAGCTGCCACAGGTCGACCTCGTTGACGCCCAGGCGGGTCAGGGAGGCGTCGATCGCGGCGACCAGATGCTTCCTGGAGGCGTCACGGGGTCTGCGCCCGGCCGGGGTGAGCACGGCCTTGGTGGACAGCACCAGCTCCGAACGCGGCACCGAGTCGCGCAGCAGCCGCCCGAGCAACCGCTCGGCGTCGCCGCCCGTGTAGACGTCGGCGGTGTCGATGAGCGTGCCACCGGCCTCGGCGAACATGCGAAGCTGCGCCGCGGCCTCCTCGGCGCCGGTGTCACGCCCCCACGTCATCGTCCCCAGTCCCAGGCGGGACACCGACAAGCCGCTCCGGCCCACATAGCGCTGCTCCATGATCCGGCCAGATTACCGCCCGGCCCCTTAAAAGTAGTGGAGTGAGGGCTGCAAGACTTGCCCGCGTGACGACCTTGTTGCTGGCCAGACACGGCCTTACCCACCTCACCGGTCCGGTCCTCGCGGGCTGGACCCCGGATGTTCACCTCAGCGACGCGGGACAGGCCCAGGCGAAGGCCCTCGCCGCCCGGCTGACCTCGCTGGAGCTCGACGCGATCGTCTCCAGCCCGCTGGAACGCTGTCAGGAGACCGCGCAGGCGGTCGCCGAGGGGCGAGGGGAGGCGGAGGTGCTGACCGATGAGCGCTTCGGCGAGTGCCGCTACGGTGACTGGACGGGCCGCCCGATCGCCGAACTCGTCAAGGACCCTCTCTGGCCGGTGGTGCAGGCCCATCCGAGCGCGGTGACGTTCCCCGGGGGAGAGTTCCTGCCGGCCGTCCAGTACCGCGCGGTGGCGGCGGTCAGGGAATGGAACGAGCGTCTCGGCCCGAAGGCGGTCTACCTCGTCTGCAGCCACGGAGACGTGATCAAGGCCATCGTGGCCGACGCCATGGGTCTGCATCTGGACCAGTTCCAACGGATAGTCGCTGATCCGGCCTCGCTCACCGTCATTCGCTACACCCCCTTGCGCCCTTTCGTGCTCAGGCTCAACGACACGGGCGGAGATGTGGCCGGATTGCGCCTCGCGGAGGGTTCGGAAGGCGAGGACGGGGGAGAAAATCCCACCGGGAGTGATGCCGCAGTCGGCGGCGGATCCGGGACCACGTAAGGTCGGGCTATGCCGGTCTTCGACTACGATCCACCCGAGAGATTCGTGGCCGGTGCCGTGGGGCAACCGGGATCACGAACCTTCTTCCTTCAGGCGCGGGGGCAGGGCAGGCTGACCACCGTGGCGCTGGAGAAGTTCCAGGTCGCCGCACTGGCAGACCGCCTCGACCAGCTGCTCGACGAGGTGCTGCGGCGTGGTGAGGCCGACGCCCCGGTGCCCGCCGTCGCTCCGGCCGCGCCGGCCGACAACGCCCCTCTCGACGTGCCGATCAGTGAGGACTTCCGCGTCGGCACCATGGCCCTGGCCTGGGACTCCGAGGCCGCCCAGGTGGTCATCGAGGCACAGGAGGCCGGGGTCGAGGAGGAGTTCGAGCCGTCCACGCTCGCCGAGCCCACGGCACTGCGTGTGCACATCAGCCCAGACGCTGCCAGGGCCTTCACCAAGCGGGCCATGGCACTGGTCGCCGCCGGGCGCCCGCCCTGCCCGCTCTGCGCCCAGCCTCTCGATGCCGAAGGGCATATTTGTGTGCGGCTCAACGGTTACCGGGGTAGTAGCGCTTCATCTGGTGGAGGAGGCGAATGAGCGCTGAGAGCGAGCCGACGCTGAGTGCGGTGCCGGCCACGGGGCTGGATGACGAGACCGCGATGCGTCTGCTCCGTGACGGCCGGTTGGATGTGGCGGGTCGCCTGGTCGAGGCGACCAACATGACGCTTTACTGTTCGGTCCGGCTCGGTGAGCTCGCGGCGGCCTGCGTGTACAAGCCGGTACGGGGTGAGCGCCCGCTCTGGGACTTCCCCGACGGAACCCTGGCTGCTCGCGAGGTCGCCGCCTACGAGGTCTCCGCGGCGATCGGCTGGCGGATCGTGCCGCCCACCGTCTACCGGGACGGCCCGTTCGGCCCGGGAATGTGCCAGCTCTGGATCGACACCGACCCCGAGGTCGACCTGATGGTGCTGATCCGCAGCCGCCAGCCCTCGCTGCGGCGGATGGCCGTCTTCGACGCCGTCGTCAACAACGCCGACCGTAAAGGGGGCCACCTGCTGCCGCTCGCCGACGGCCATGTCTACGGGGTTGACCACGGGGTCTCCTTCTCCGCCGAGGACAAGCTCCGCACCGTGCTCTGGCAGTGGCGCGGCAAGCCCCTGTCTCGCGAGGCCATGAACGTCCTGACCCGCCTCGAACGCGACCTGGAGCAGGGGCGGCTCGGCCGCCGCCTCCGGGAACTCCTCACTCTCCCCGAGGTTGAGGCCACCTGGTCACGGGTCCGCAGGCTCCTTGACACCGGCCTGCACCCCCTCCCCTCCAAGGAGTGGCCGGCCCTCCCGTGGCCGCCGATCTGAGTTCCCGCGCGGTGGAGATCGCGACCTCGGACTTCTCGCCGGCGAAGGACCCCGATCCGAGCCCGCTCGCGGCGGGGGCGTAGCCTCCGGGCATGTGCACGGTTGTCGTCAGCATCGATCCGAGCGCGGAGATCCCCCTGATCGTGGTCGGGGTGCGCGATGAGTTCACCGGCCGGCCCTGGGTTCCTCCGGCGGGACACTGGCACGAGGACCGGCCCGGCCTGATCGGCGGCCGAGACCTTCAGGGGGGCGGAACCTGGCTGGCCGTCGACCCCCGGGCCAGGAGGGTTGGGGCCCTTCTCAACGGGCGCGGTGTGCTCGCCCCGGAGGAGACGCGCCGCTCACGGGGCGACCTCCCGCTCCTGGCGGCGGCCGGAGGCGGGCCGGTGGAGAGCGACCTCGGCCGCTACGACCCCTTCCACCTGCTGCGGGCCGATCCCGCCGGGGCCTGCCTGTGGCACTGGGACGGGGCCGCGCTGGAGCGAGACGTCCTTCCTCCGGGAACCCACATGATCGTAAACAGCGGCTGGGAACGCGGTGCGGAGAACGAGCGCGTCGCGTTCTTCCGCCCCCTGTTCGCCAAGGCCGGCCGCCCCTC
This window contains:
- a CDS encoding NRDE family protein, which encodes MCTVVVSIDPSAEIPLIVVGVRDEFTGRPWVPPAGHWHEDRPGLIGGRDLQGGGTWLAVDPRARRVGALLNGRGVLAPEETRRSRGDLPLLAAAGGGPVESDLGRYDPFHLLRADPAGACLWHWDGAALERDVLPPGTHMIVNSGWERGAENERVAFFRPLFAKAGRPSELDGPWEEWRELATGAGVPPEDPRTMIIYHELPDGRIFGSLSVTLLALAPGGIRYDFTAAPRDPGAFREVLME
- a CDS encoding SCO1664 family protein; translation: MSAESEPTLSAVPATGLDDETAMRLLRDGRLDVAGRLVEATNMTLYCSVRLGELAAACVYKPVRGERPLWDFPDGTLAAREVAAYEVSAAIGWRIVPPTVYRDGPFGPGMCQLWIDTDPEVDLMVLIRSRQPSLRRMAVFDAVVNNADRKGGHLLPLADGHVYGVDHGVSFSAEDKLRTVLWQWRGKPLSREAMNVLTRLERDLEQGRLGRRLRELLTLPEVEATWSRVRRLLDTGLHPLPSKEWPALPWPPI
- a CDS encoding DUF3090 domain-containing protein translates to MPVFDYDPPERFVAGAVGQPGSRTFFLQARGQGRLTTVALEKFQVAALADRLDQLLDEVLRRGEADAPVPAVAPAAPADNAPLDVPISEDFRVGTMALAWDSEAAQVVIEAQEAGVEEEFEPSTLAEPTALRVHISPDAARAFTKRAMALVAAGRPPCPLCAQPLDAEGHICVRLNGYRGSSASSGGGGE
- a CDS encoding histidine phosphatase family protein translates to MTTLLLARHGLTHLTGPVLAGWTPDVHLSDAGQAQAKALAARLTSLELDAIVSSPLERCQETAQAVAEGRGEAEVLTDERFGECRYGDWTGRPIAELVKDPLWPVVQAHPSAVTFPGGEFLPAVQYRAVAAVREWNERLGPKAVYLVCSHGDVIKAIVADAMGLHLDQFQRIVADPASLTVIRYTPLRPFVLRLNDTGGDVAGLRLAEGSEGEDGGENPTGSDAAVGGGSGTT
- a CDS encoding aldo/keto reductase, whose protein sequence is MEQRYVGRSGLSVSRLGLGTMTWGRDTGAEEAAAQLRMFAEAGGTLIDTADVYTGGDAERLLGRLLRDSVPRSELVLSTKAVLTPAGRRPRDASRKHLVAAIDASLTRLGVNEVDLWQLHAFDPDVPLEETLAAVDAIVSSGRAAYAGVCDYAGWQLATAAAGQRAVPGRVPIVAAQVEYSLLAREAERELIPAAEYVGAGVLAWSPLGRGVLTGKYRTGIPADSRAATPHFADFVMPYLDERCRRVVESVTTAAEGLGVSPLSVALSWVRDQPGVASAIVGARTHSQLSGVLQAEDLTLPVEIREALDDVSAD